In Janibacter cremeus, a genomic segment contains:
- a CDS encoding biotin carboxylase N-terminal domain-containing protein, whose translation MTTQPQTPITSVLVANRGEIARRVFAACRRRGISTVAVFSDADANSPHVTDADAAVHLPGNAPGDTYLRGDLVIEAAQRAGADAIHPGYGFLSENADFAQQVQAAGLTWIGPDPQAIRVMGSKVESKQRMAEAGVPVLNRLDPAEVAQEHLPVLVKASSGGGGRGMRIVRALDEIDGAVASASREAASAFGDPTVFVERYLESGHHVEVQIMADAHGTVWALGERECSLQRRHQKVIEEAPSPLVDRVGEQMRTALLDAGRNAAAAVDYRGAGTVEFLAMPDGSFFFLEMNTRLQVEHPVTECVTGTDLVGLQIEVAEGQQLTGDEPTPRGWSMEARLYAEDPGDGWRPQTGTIAALDLPGVTSHFEIPAHHGLRLDSGVEVGSVIGTHYDAMIAKVISFAPTRTEAARELASALRRGRVHGLATNRDLLVASLLHPEMLAGTADTSFYDRHDPTTLTAGAALAPDLAALVASIADGAHQRAERTVLGAVSGGFRNVPSIFQRRGFGHGDQEIHVGYRIGREGLEVETLPADVTSIELVEATGGSVVINLDGVRRRFDVATIDNGDGSGTQVAVDSPMGNLTLRVLPRFVDPAALKPAGTLVAPMPGSIIGVAVEVGDEVTVGQPLLYLEAMKMEHEVAAPASGTVVEISVSVGQQVEQGATLAVVEDENEGQDEA comes from the coding sequence ATGACCACCCAGCCCCAGACCCCCATCACCAGCGTCCTCGTCGCCAACCGCGGCGAGATCGCTCGACGCGTCTTCGCGGCCTGCCGCCGACGCGGCATCAGCACCGTCGCGGTCTTCTCCGACGCGGACGCCAACAGCCCCCACGTCACCGACGCGGATGCCGCGGTGCACCTGCCCGGCAACGCGCCGGGTGATACCTACCTGCGCGGCGACCTCGTCATCGAGGCCGCCCAGCGGGCCGGTGCGGACGCCATCCACCCCGGGTACGGATTCCTGTCGGAGAACGCCGACTTCGCGCAACAGGTCCAGGCAGCCGGCCTGACCTGGATCGGACCCGACCCACAGGCCATCCGGGTCATGGGCAGCAAGGTCGAGTCGAAGCAGCGGATGGCCGAGGCCGGCGTCCCGGTGCTCAACCGCCTCGACCCGGCCGAGGTTGCGCAGGAGCATCTGCCCGTGCTCGTCAAGGCCTCCTCCGGGGGCGGTGGTCGCGGGATGCGGATCGTGCGGGCTCTCGACGAGATCGACGGCGCCGTCGCCTCCGCCTCCCGTGAGGCCGCGTCCGCCTTCGGCGACCCGACCGTCTTCGTCGAGCGCTACCTCGAGTCCGGTCACCACGTCGAGGTCCAGATCATGGCGGACGCCCACGGCACCGTGTGGGCCCTGGGTGAGCGCGAGTGCTCGCTGCAACGCCGTCACCAGAAGGTCATCGAGGAGGCCCCCTCCCCTCTCGTCGACCGGGTCGGGGAGCAGATGCGCACCGCGCTGCTCGATGCCGGACGCAACGCGGCCGCGGCCGTGGACTACCGCGGTGCCGGGACCGTGGAGTTCCTCGCCATGCCCGATGGGTCCTTCTTCTTCCTCGAGATGAACACCCGCCTGCAGGTGGAACACCCGGTCACCGAGTGCGTCACCGGCACCGACCTGGTCGGTCTGCAGATCGAGGTCGCCGAAGGGCAGCAGCTCACCGGGGACGAACCGACCCCCCGGGGGTGGTCGATGGAGGCCCGGCTCTACGCCGAGGACCCGGGCGACGGCTGGCGTCCGCAGACGGGGACCATCGCCGCGCTCGATCTGCCGGGGGTCACCTCGCACTTCGAGATCCCGGCGCACCACGGTCTGCGACTGGACTCCGGCGTCGAGGTCGGCTCGGTCATCGGCACCCACTACGACGCGATGATCGCCAAGGTGATCTCCTTCGCGCCGACCCGTACCGAGGCAGCTCGTGAGCTCGCCTCCGCCCTGCGGCGCGGCCGGGTGCACGGCCTGGCGACGAACCGGGACCTGCTCGTCGCGAGCCTGCTCCACCCGGAGATGCTCGCCGGCACCGCGGACACGAGCTTCTACGACCGGCACGACCCCACCACCCTGACCGCGGGTGCCGCCCTCGCCCCCGACCTGGCCGCACTCGTGGCCTCGATCGCGGATGGCGCGCACCAGCGCGCCGAGCGAACGGTGCTCGGGGCCGTCAGCGGCGGGTTCCGCAACGTACCGAGCATCTTCCAGCGCCGCGGCTTCGGTCACGGTGACCAGGAGATCCACGTCGGATACCGCATCGGCCGCGAGGGGCTCGAGGTCGAGACGCTCCCGGCGGACGTGACGAGCATCGAGCTCGTCGAGGCCACCGGAGGGTCCGTCGTCATCAACCTGGACGGGGTGCGCCGGCGCTTCGATGTCGCGACGATCGACAACGGCGACGGGTCCGGTACGCAGGTCGCGGTTGACTCCCCCATGGGCAACCTGACGCTGCGGGTGCTGCCCCGCTTCGTCGACCCGGCGGCGCTGAAGCCGGCCGGCACACTCGTCGCGCCGATGCCGGGCTCGATCATCGGCGTTGCCGTGGAGGTCGGCGACGAGGTGACGGTGGGGCAGCCGCTGCTCTACCTTGAGGCGATGAAGATGGAGCACGAGGTGGCCGCCCCGGCCTCCGGCACGGTCGTCGAGATCTCGGTCTCGGTCGGTCAGCAGGTCGAGCAGGGCGCCACCCTGGCCGTGGTCGAGGACGAGAACGAAGGGCAGGACGAGGCATGA
- a CDS encoding acyl-CoA dehydrogenase family protein, with translation MRLTDEHSAFRASVRAFVESEINPRADEWEAAGIFPAHELFPKAAALGLFGLEYDEEFGGEGADHSFQMIAAEELGRCDSGGVSMAIGVQSMMATPSLARFGSPELKQAYLVPALAGHRVGAIAVTEPDTGSDVARLRTRARRDGDDWVITGRKTYITNGTQADWLCLLVRTSDEGGYRGMSQVIVPTDSPGFSVAKKLDKLGNRSSDTAELVLDEVRVPVTNTIGEIGRGFQQQMMQFVIERMFVAYSSVGSCDRALERTRAYIAEREVFGQPLATKQYVTFRLAELQAQVELLRNHNAAVCEAYMAGDDIIRGASVAKLTAGRLVREVADTCIQFYGGMGYMEETWTARFLRDTRLGSIGGGADEVMLQVLARLDGMPA, from the coding sequence ATGCGCCTCACTGATGAGCACTCAGCCTTCCGCGCCAGCGTGCGCGCCTTCGTCGAGTCCGAGATCAACCCCCGCGCGGACGAATGGGAGGCAGCCGGCATCTTCCCGGCCCACGAGCTCTTCCCCAAGGCCGCCGCGCTGGGCCTCTTCGGGCTCGAGTACGACGAGGAGTTCGGCGGAGAGGGCGCCGATCACTCGTTCCAGATGATCGCTGCCGAGGAGCTCGGCCGGTGCGACTCCGGGGGCGTCTCGATGGCCATCGGCGTCCAGTCGATGATGGCCACGCCCTCCCTCGCGCGCTTCGGCTCCCCTGAGTTGAAGCAGGCCTACCTCGTCCCGGCTCTGGCCGGCCACCGCGTCGGCGCGATCGCCGTCACGGAGCCGGACACCGGCTCGGACGTGGCCCGCCTGCGCACCAGGGCGAGGCGCGACGGTGACGACTGGGTGATCACCGGGCGCAAGACCTACATCACCAACGGCACCCAGGCCGACTGGCTCTGCCTCCTGGTGCGCACCTCCGACGAGGGCGGATACCGCGGGATGTCGCAGGTGATCGTCCCGACCGACAGCCCCGGATTCTCCGTCGCCAAGAAGTTGGACAAGCTCGGCAACCGCAGCTCGGACACCGCCGAGCTGGTCCTCGATGAGGTGCGCGTGCCCGTGACGAACACGATCGGCGAGATCGGCCGGGGCTTCCAGCAGCAGATGATGCAGTTCGTCATCGAGCGGATGTTCGTCGCCTACTCCAGCGTCGGCAGCTGCGACCGCGCCCTGGAGCGCACGCGTGCCTACATCGCCGAGCGCGAGGTCTTCGGCCAGCCGCTGGCGACGAAGCAGTACGTCACCTTCCGGCTCGCGGAGCTGCAGGCCCAGGTCGAGCTGCTCCGCAACCACAACGCGGCCGTCTGCGAGGCCTACATGGCCGGCGACGACATCATCCGCGGCGCCAGCGTCGCCAAGCTCACCGCCGGTCGCCTGGTGCGCGAGGTCGCCGACACCTGCATCCAGTTCTACGGCGGCATGGGCTACATGGAGGAGACGTGGACCGCGCGCTTCCTGCGCGACACCCGGCTCGGCTCCATCGGGGGCGGCGCCGACGAGGTCATGCTCCAGGTCCTGGCACGCCTCGACGGGATGCCCGCGTGA
- a CDS encoding acyl-CoA dehydrogenase family protein, translated as MSHADWYTDEMSALRDTTSQFVEREILPHQDAWEREGELPRSLHTVAARQGLLGASFPEHAGGEGGGQRAGVTVTEAFHEAGGAGGAYASLFTAGIACPHIVTASDREQIERWVAPTLAGERIGALAITEPDGGSDVNGLRTTARRDGDEYVVNGAKTYITSGVRADFVTTAVRTGGEEHPGGRGLSLIVIEKGTPGFEVTRRLEKLGWRCSDTAELSLTDVRVPAENLIGPENAGFLLIGSAFLTERIAMAAQAYSQAQRCLDLATAWCRDRKTFGEPLIARQSVQNTLVEMASRIDVARTYTRAVVDRHEAGEELTSLIPAVCFAKNTATRAGEWVAHEALQLFGGMGYMAECEIERQYRDMRIIGIGGGTVEILNQMAARRMGLTA; from the coding sequence ATGAGTCACGCCGACTGGTACACCGACGAGATGAGCGCCCTGCGCGACACGACGAGTCAGTTCGTCGAGCGCGAGATCCTGCCGCACCAGGACGCCTGGGAGCGCGAAGGGGAGCTACCCCGCTCGCTGCACACCGTGGCCGCACGACAGGGACTGCTCGGCGCGAGCTTCCCCGAGCACGCCGGTGGCGAAGGCGGCGGTCAGCGGGCCGGGGTCACCGTCACCGAGGCATTCCACGAGGCCGGGGGCGCCGGCGGCGCCTACGCCTCCCTCTTCACGGCCGGCATCGCCTGTCCGCACATCGTCACCGCGAGCGACCGGGAGCAGATCGAGCGCTGGGTGGCCCCGACCCTGGCCGGCGAACGGATCGGCGCCCTGGCGATCACCGAGCCCGACGGCGGATCCGACGTGAACGGGCTGCGCACCACCGCGCGCCGCGACGGCGACGAGTACGTCGTCAACGGCGCCAAGACGTACATCACCTCCGGGGTCCGCGCCGACTTCGTCACGACAGCGGTACGCACCGGTGGTGAGGAGCATCCCGGTGGTCGCGGCCTGTCCCTGATCGTCATCGAGAAGGGCACTCCCGGGTTCGAGGTGACCCGCCGGCTGGAGAAGCTGGGTTGGCGCTGCTCGGACACCGCCGAGCTGTCCCTCACCGACGTGCGGGTCCCGGCCGAGAACCTCATCGGGCCGGAGAACGCCGGCTTCCTGCTCATCGGCAGCGCCTTCCTCACCGAGCGGATCGCCATGGCCGCGCAGGCCTACTCGCAGGCACAGCGCTGCCTGGACCTGGCCACGGCGTGGTGCCGTGACCGGAAGACCTTCGGCGAGCCGCTCATCGCGCGCCAGTCGGTACAGAACACCCTCGTCGAGATGGCCTCGCGCATCGACGTCGCGCGCACCTACACCCGCGCCGTGGTCGACCGCCACGAGGCCGGCGAAGAACTGACCTCGCTCATCCCGGCAGTGTGCTTCGCGAAGAACACCGCCACCCGAGCCGGCGAGTGGGTGGCCCACGAGGCCCTCCAGCTCTTCGGCGGGATGGGCTACATGGCCGAGTGCGAGATCGAGCGGCAGTACCGCGACATGCGCATCATCGGCATCGGCGGCGGCACCGTCGAGATCCTCAACCAGATGGCCGCACGACGGATGGGACTGACGGCATGA
- a CDS encoding acyclic terpene utilization AtuA family protein, with protein MRAADQDVLRVGNCSGFYGDRLSAMREMLQDGQVDVITGDWLAELTMLILGRDRLKDPDTGYAKTFLLQLRDCLGLALEQGVTIVANAGGVNTPGLVTAIRELATSQGLSPQVAHVRGDDLTPRAAELGLGEPMGAHAYLGAFGIARAVASGADIVVTGRVTDASIIVGPAIAHFGWGREDHDALAGATAAGHVIECGTQATGGNYSFFTEIENLDHPGFPIAEIHRDGSSVITKHPGTGGAVTVDTVKSQLLYEIADARYPGPDVTTRLDTITVEHQAPDRVSMAGIRGEAPPPEVKVSLNSLGGFRNEMTMVLTGLDIEAKAELAQRQFMSGLTTSPAELTWALTRTDIPNAPTQQQAAALLTVVARDKDPKVVGRAFTRAGIEIALGTYPGCHTLAPPSAGSPYGVFTPGYVAQSVPEHEVVLDDGTVEVIAPPSQTRPLEPLLGEPAAPGDGTHAAAGPHGEPAPTCAVPLGTIAGARSGDKGGHANIGVWVRDERVWPWLSAHLTPERVRELIPEAADLPVQITHLPNLMAVNVVVENILGEGVAYNARFDPQAKGLAEWLRSRHVDIPTHLLPSTPEDHR; from the coding sequence GTGAGGGCCGCCGACCAGGACGTGCTGCGGGTCGGCAACTGCTCCGGCTTCTACGGGGACCGCCTGTCCGCGATGCGCGAAATGCTCCAGGACGGTCAGGTCGACGTCATCACCGGCGACTGGCTGGCGGAGCTGACGATGCTGATCCTCGGGCGCGACCGGCTCAAGGACCCCGACACCGGCTACGCCAAGACCTTCCTGCTGCAGCTGCGCGACTGCCTCGGCCTGGCCCTCGAGCAGGGCGTGACGATCGTGGCCAACGCCGGCGGCGTCAACACCCCCGGCCTGGTCACCGCCATCCGCGAGCTCGCGACGAGTCAGGGCCTGAGCCCGCAGGTCGCGCACGTCCGCGGCGACGACCTGACCCCCCGGGCAGCCGAGCTCGGCCTGGGCGAGCCGATGGGGGCCCATGCCTACCTCGGCGCGTTCGGGATCGCGCGCGCGGTCGCCTCCGGCGCCGACATCGTCGTCACCGGCCGCGTCACGGACGCCTCGATCATCGTCGGGCCGGCCATCGCCCACTTCGGATGGGGCCGTGAGGACCACGACGCACTGGCCGGAGCCACCGCGGCCGGACACGTCATCGAGTGCGGCACCCAGGCCACCGGAGGGAACTACTCGTTCTTCACCGAGATCGAGAACCTCGACCACCCGGGGTTCCCCATCGCCGAGATCCACCGTGACGGCTCCAGCGTCATCACGAAGCACCCGGGCACCGGTGGCGCCGTCACCGTCGACACCGTGAAGTCCCAGCTGCTCTACGAGATCGCCGACGCGCGCTATCCCGGTCCGGACGTCACGACGCGCCTGGACACGATCACCGTCGAGCACCAGGCCCCCGACCGGGTCTCCATGGCCGGGATCCGCGGCGAGGCTCCCCCGCCCGAGGTCAAGGTCTCGCTGAACTCCCTCGGCGGCTTCCGCAACGAGATGACGATGGTCCTGACCGGCCTGGACATCGAGGCGAAGGCCGAGCTCGCCCAGCGCCAGTTCATGTCCGGGCTGACGACCTCCCCCGCCGAGCTGACGTGGGCACTGACGCGCACCGACATCCCGAACGCACCGACCCAGCAGCAGGCCGCGGCGCTGCTGACGGTGGTCGCCCGCGACAAGGACCCCAAGGTCGTCGGCCGCGCCTTCACCCGCGCAGGGATCGAGATCGCCCTGGGCACCTACCCGGGCTGCCACACCCTCGCACCCCCGTCCGCCGGATCGCCGTACGGGGTCTTCACCCCCGGGTACGTCGCGCAGTCGGTGCCCGAGCACGAGGTCGTCCTGGACGACGGCACCGTGGAGGTCATCGCTCCCCCTTCGCAGACCCGCCCGCTCGAGCCGCTCCTGGGCGAACCCGCAGCGCCCGGCGACGGGACCCACGCCGCGGCCGGACCGCACGGCGAGCCGGCCCCGACCTGCGCCGTCCCCCTGGGCACCATCGCCGGCGCCCGCTCCGGCGACAAGGGCGGCCACGCCAACATCGGTGTGTGGGTGCGCGACGAGCGCGTCTGGCCGTGGCTGTCCGCGCACCTGACCCCCGAGCGGGTGCGAGAGCTGATCCCCGAGGCGGCCGACCTGCCCGTGCAGATCACGCACCTGCCCAACCTGATGGCCGTCAACGTCGTCGTCGAGAACATCCTCGGTGAAGGCGTGGCCTACAACGCCCGCTTCGACCCGCAGGCCAAGGGCCTGGCCGAGTGGCTGCGCTCCCGGCACGTCGACATCCCCACCCACCTGCTCCCTTCGACCCCCGAGGACCACCGATGA
- a CDS encoding TetR family transcriptional regulator — protein sequence MSLEPKQDRSRATRARLLESTVHCVASRGWSASTVSVIAADAGISRGALQHHFPTREELVAAALEHMFDERRLMVEAMAPPQLTGAERVHAVVATLVELYMGDLFRAALQAWVAAAADPQMLETIQPLERRFARSVHAAAVEHLGVDDDDPHARTLIQTTLDLARGLALADLLSDDSKRRRRIVRTWSQMLAAELGASDQEADSHGSH from the coding sequence GTGAGCCTCGAGCCGAAGCAGGACCGCAGCCGCGCCACCCGGGCTCGGCTGCTCGAGTCGACGGTGCACTGCGTGGCCAGCCGCGGGTGGTCCGCTTCGACCGTCTCGGTCATTGCGGCGGACGCGGGGATCAGCCGCGGCGCCCTGCAGCACCACTTCCCCACCCGGGAGGAGCTCGTCGCCGCCGCGCTGGAGCACATGTTCGACGAGCGGCGGCTGATGGTCGAGGCCATGGCGCCACCGCAGTTGACCGGGGCCGAGCGCGTCCACGCGGTCGTGGCGACACTCGTCGAGCTCTACATGGGCGACCTCTTCCGGGCGGCCCTGCAGGCGTGGGTGGCCGCAGCGGCCGACCCCCAGATGCTCGAGACCATCCAGCCGCTGGAGCGGCGCTTCGCCCGATCGGTGCACGCCGCTGCGGTGGAGCACCTCGGGGTCGATGACGACGACCCACACGCCCGGACACTGATCCAGACCACGCTGGACCTGGCCCGTGGTCTGGCGCTGGCGGACCTGCTCTCCGATGACTCCAAACGCCGCCGCCGCATCGTGCGCACCTGGTCGCAGATGCTGGCTGCCGAGCTGGGCGCGAGCGATCAGGAGGCGGATTCGCATGGCAGCCACTGA
- a CDS encoding enoyl-CoA hydratase family protein, translated as MSTQDTQRRVDVTTEGGIATVALDSPHNRNALSGLLVAQLREALDAAAADEAVRAVVLTHTGGTFCAGADLSEATDDPADDPARARADELVDLLRLIVTLPKPVVGVIDGHVRAGGMGLVAACDIVLAGEASTFALTESRLGLAASVISLTVLPRIDPRAASRVFLTGEKFDAAEAARIGLATEAPTDLDAALTKLTGDLAKCSPQGLRESKALVTHELLAHLDEHRDRVAAQSSRLFSSEEAREGMTAFLQRRAPRWSA; from the coding sequence ATGAGCACCCAGGACACACAGCGACGCGTGGACGTGACCACCGAGGGCGGCATCGCGACGGTGGCGCTGGACTCTCCGCACAACCGCAACGCCCTGTCCGGTCTGCTCGTGGCGCAGCTGCGCGAGGCCCTGGACGCCGCAGCGGCGGACGAGGCCGTGCGCGCGGTCGTGCTCACCCACACCGGCGGCACGTTCTGCGCCGGCGCGGACCTGTCCGAGGCCACCGATGACCCGGCGGACGACCCGGCCCGCGCCCGCGCGGATGAGCTCGTCGACCTGCTCCGGCTCATCGTCACGCTGCCCAAGCCGGTCGTCGGGGTCATCGATGGGCACGTACGCGCCGGCGGTATGGGTCTGGTCGCCGCCTGCGACATCGTGCTCGCCGGCGAGGCCTCGACCTTCGCCCTGACCGAGTCGCGACTCGGGCTGGCCGCCTCCGTCATCTCGCTGACCGTCCTGCCGCGGATCGACCCGCGAGCGGCCTCTCGGGTCTTCCTCACCGGTGAGAAGTTCGACGCGGCCGAAGCGGCCCGCATCGGTCTGGCGACCGAGGCGCCCACGGACCTGGACGCAGCGCTGACGAAGCTCACCGGCGACCTCGCGAAGTGCTCGCCGCAGGGCCTGCGCGAGAGCAAGGCACTCGTCACCCACGAGCTGCTCGCCCACCTGGACGAGCACCGTGACCGGGTCGCCGCGCAGTCCTCGCGCCTGTTCTCCAGCGAGGAGGCCAGGGAGGGCATGACCGCCTTCCTCCAGCGGCGAGCTCCTCGCTGGTCGGCGTGA
- a CDS encoding acyl-CoA carboxylase subunit beta, giving the protein MTILDSTLDPTSPQAQEAAEAMKASLAEIGVEIATSVAGGGEKYTARHHKRGKLTARERIELLLDLESPFLELATLAGYGSNFTVGASIVAGIGLVSGVECLVLANDPTVKGGTSNPPGLKKTLRMHEVARENRLPVITLVESGGADLPTQKDIFIPGGETFRNLTRLSKEGIPTISLVFGNSTAGGAYLPGMSDHVVMIEQQSKVFLAGPPLVKAATGEESDDESLGGADMHARVSGLADHYALDEQDAIRIGRNIVSRLGHRKASGPATTEPKPPRYPAEELLSIVPPDLKSPFDPREVIARIVDDSDFDEFKPLYGSSLVTGWAQLHGFPVGILANARGVLFSEESQKATQFIQLANRSNTPLLFLHNTTGYMVGKEYEQNGIIKHGSMMINAVSNSTVPHISVLLGNSYGAGHYGMCGRAYDPRFVFTWPSARSSVMGATQLADVVTNVARASALGQGKPFDEEGAAAMHAAVEKQISAEAMPMVLSGLVYDDGIIDPRDTRDVLGVALSAIHTAPVEGTSSFGVFRM; this is encoded by the coding sequence ATGACGATCCTGGACAGCACCCTCGACCCGACCAGCCCCCAGGCGCAGGAGGCGGCCGAAGCCATGAAGGCCTCCCTCGCCGAGATCGGCGTGGAGATCGCCACGTCCGTCGCCGGCGGCGGGGAGAAGTACACCGCCCGGCACCACAAGCGCGGCAAGCTCACCGCCCGCGAGCGGATCGAGCTGCTGCTCGACCTGGAGTCCCCCTTCCTGGAGCTGGCCACCCTCGCGGGCTACGGCTCGAACTTCACCGTCGGCGCCTCGATCGTCGCCGGCATCGGGCTCGTCTCCGGGGTCGAGTGCCTCGTCCTCGCCAATGACCCCACGGTCAAGGGCGGCACGAGCAACCCGCCCGGGCTGAAGAAGACCCTGCGGATGCACGAGGTGGCGCGGGAGAACCGTCTGCCGGTGATCACCCTCGTCGAGTCCGGCGGCGCTGACCTGCCGACGCAGAAGGACATCTTCATCCCCGGCGGGGAGACCTTCCGCAACCTCACCCGCCTGTCGAAGGAGGGCATCCCGACGATCTCCCTCGTCTTCGGCAACTCCACCGCGGGCGGCGCCTACCTGCCGGGCATGAGCGACCACGTCGTGATGATCGAGCAGCAGTCGAAGGTCTTCCTCGCCGGCCCGCCGCTCGTCAAGGCGGCCACCGGTGAGGAGTCCGACGACGAGTCGCTCGGTGGTGCCGACATGCACGCCCGGGTCTCCGGTCTGGCCGACCACTACGCGCTGGACGAGCAGGACGCGATCCGCATCGGGCGCAACATCGTCTCCCGCCTGGGCCACCGGAAGGCCTCGGGGCCGGCGACCACCGAGCCGAAGCCGCCGCGCTACCCGGCCGAAGAGCTGCTGTCGATCGTCCCGCCGGACCTGAAGTCCCCCTTCGACCCGCGCGAGGTCATCGCCCGGATCGTCGACGACAGCGACTTCGACGAGTTCAAGCCGCTCTACGGCTCATCCCTCGTCACCGGATGGGCCCAGCTGCACGGCTTCCCGGTCGGCATCCTCGCCAATGCCCGCGGGGTGCTCTTCAGCGAGGAGTCGCAGAAGGCGACGCAGTTCATCCAGCTCGCCAACCGGTCGAACACCCCGCTGCTCTTCCTGCACAACACGACGGGGTACATGGTCGGCAAGGAGTACGAGCAGAACGGCATCATCAAGCACGGCTCGATGATGATCAACGCCGTGTCCAACTCGACCGTCCCGCACATCTCGGTCCTGCTGGGCAACTCCTACGGGGCCGGGCACTACGGCATGTGCGGCCGCGCCTACGACCCGAGATTCGTCTTCACGTGGCCCTCGGCGCGCTCCTCCGTCATGGGGGCCACACAGTTGGCCGATGTCGTCACGAACGTCGCCCGCGCCTCCGCCCTGGGCCAGGGCAAGCCCTTCGACGAGGAGGGCGCCGCAGCCATGCACGCTGCCGTCGAGAAGCAGATCAGCGCCGAGGCCATGCCCATGGTCCTCTCGGGACTCGTCTACGACGACGGCATCATCGACCCCCGGGACACGCGCGATGTCCTGGGCGTAGCCCTGTCCGCCATCCACACCGCACCGGTCGAGGGGACGTCGTCCTTCGGCGTCTTCCGGATGTGA
- a CDS encoding enoyl-CoA hydratase-related protein, with product MAATDYDDITYEVCEQIATIRLNRPEARNGYTLRMSDELEDALQRADRDDDVRVVVLTGAGGDFSVGADLSGGGFDVSEADEASGQEHWQEPAGRCSRTIHLMNTPVIAAIRGAAVGGGLTITLSCDFRLAATDSRFGFVFARRGIYPEGASVWYLPRLVGVTKASDWMISGRVFGADEALASGLLTSVHEPHEVEEAAHALARDIRDTTAPVSVAVIRAMLARLSGGSSPFPAHEVDSALIRNLATNADAIEGVRSFLEKRPPTFPGTVSRDLPSSLPWADQPTHTPD from the coding sequence ATGGCAGCCACTGACTACGACGACATCACCTACGAGGTGTGCGAGCAGATCGCGACCATCCGGCTGAATCGACCGGAGGCACGCAACGGGTACACGCTGCGGATGTCCGACGAACTGGAGGACGCGCTGCAACGGGCGGATCGCGACGACGATGTGCGCGTGGTCGTCCTCACCGGTGCGGGTGGGGACTTCAGCGTCGGTGCGGACCTGTCCGGGGGCGGCTTCGACGTGAGCGAGGCGGACGAAGCCTCCGGTCAGGAGCACTGGCAGGAGCCTGCCGGGCGCTGCTCGAGAACCATCCACCTGATGAACACCCCCGTCATCGCCGCCATCCGCGGCGCCGCCGTGGGCGGTGGGCTGACGATCACGCTGTCGTGCGACTTCCGGCTGGCCGCGACCGACTCGCGCTTCGGCTTCGTCTTCGCTCGTCGTGGCATCTATCCCGAGGGGGCGTCCGTCTGGTATCTGCCGCGCCTCGTCGGGGTGACGAAGGCCAGCGACTGGATGATCAGCGGCCGGGTCTTCGGCGCGGATGAGGCGCTGGCCTCCGGCCTGCTCACCTCGGTCCACGAGCCCCACGAGGTGGAGGAAGCAGCCCACGCACTGGCCCGCGACATCCGCGACACCACCGCGCCCGTGTCGGTGGCCGTCATCCGAGCGATGCTCGCCCGTCTGTCCGGCGGGTCCTCCCCCTTCCCCGCCCACGAGGTCGACTCCGCGCTCATCCGCAACCTTGCCACCAACGCCGACGCCATCGAGGGGGTGCGCTCCTTCCTGGAGAAACGCCCGCCGACCTTCCCGGGCACCGTGAGTCGCGACCTGCCGTCATCCCTGCCGTGGGCGGATCAGCCGACCCACACCCCGGACTGA
- a CDS encoding TIGR03084 family metal-binding protein — MSDTVDSFLDECADLDALVADLDEPTWARATPAEGWTIAHQIAHLAWTDEIAAVAATDPQGFAAEVEIAMQDPMGHVDTRTQEGAVATPAQVLARWRAGRERLAHVLRGAPADTKLPWFGPPMSPRSMATARLMETWAHGQDVADALGVTRTPTARLRDICHLGVRTRDFAYLINDRTPPAQPFHVELTGPDGELWTWGDEDGERSADRVTGSAQDFCLVVTQRREVEETDVVATGDAKAWLAIAQAFAGAPRGARQ, encoded by the coding sequence ATGAGTGACACCGTGGACTCCTTCCTCGACGAGTGCGCCGACCTCGACGCGCTCGTCGCCGACCTCGACGAGCCGACCTGGGCCCGCGCGACGCCCGCTGAAGGGTGGACCATCGCCCATCAGATCGCGCACCTGGCGTGGACCGATGAGATCGCGGCCGTCGCGGCCACCGATCCACAGGGATTCGCCGCCGAGGTCGAGATCGCCATGCAGGACCCCATGGGTCACGTGGACACGCGCACGCAGGAGGGCGCCGTCGCCACGCCGGCGCAGGTACTCGCTCGCTGGCGCGCCGGCCGGGAAAGGCTCGCGCACGTCCTGCGCGGCGCCCCCGCCGACACCAAGCTGCCGTGGTTCGGGCCCCCGATGAGCCCCCGCTCGATGGCCACCGCGCGACTGATGGAGACGTGGGCGCACGGGCAGGACGTCGCCGACGCCCTGGGGGTCACGCGCACTCCCACCGCGCGGCTGCGCGACATCTGCCACTTGGGGGTGCGCACCCGGGACTTCGCCTACCTGATCAACGACCGCACTCCCCCGGCGCAGCCCTTCCACGTCGAGCTGACCGGCCCCGACGGGGAGCTGTGGACCTGGGGCGACGAGGACGGCGAGCGCAGTGCCGACCGGGTCACCGGCTCCGCGCAGGACTTCTGCCTCGTCGTCACCCAGCGCCGCGAGGTCGAGGAGACCGACGTCGTCGCCACCGGCGACGCCAAGGCGTGGCTCGCGATCGCCCAGGCGTTCGCGGGCGCCCCGCGAGGAGCGCGCCAGTGA